In one Niallia taxi genomic region, the following are encoded:
- a CDS encoding M14 family metallopeptidase produces MEVVARNGDTLSYYSRLFMIPIQLLIDSNSACNPESLNKGDCIKIPGFQAETLHLQDGDALWKIAGKRNISVDSLLLLNQALSMKDIHAGTAVIAPKRVMQKSVDARKKYDSQALKNDLEKLKEHYPFIQINILGKSVLENDIYEIRIGRGSRKVHMNGSFHANEWITSAILMSYVNDYLLAVTNGGKINNLETFPIYQNVDISIVPMVNPDGVDLVLNGPDERVFDKVVTINEGSMDFTGWKANINGVDLNNQFPAYWEIEKERKEPKSPAPRDYPGEAPLSEPEAKIMAKLAEERNFSRMIAFHTQGKEFYWGYENFEPSESAMLANEFARLSGYKAVQNVDSHAGYKDWFIQEFRQPGFTLELGKGINPLPLSQFDDIYKDVLGIFLASLYL; encoded by the coding sequence ATGGAGGTTGTGGCAAGGAATGGTGACACTCTATCGTATTACAGCAGGCTGTTTATGATACCAATCCAGCTGCTCATTGACAGCAATTCAGCTTGCAATCCAGAAAGCCTTAATAAAGGAGATTGCATAAAAATCCCAGGGTTCCAAGCAGAAACGCTCCATTTACAGGATGGAGATGCATTATGGAAAATAGCAGGAAAAAGAAATATTTCAGTAGATAGTTTGCTTTTACTAAATCAAGCTTTAAGCATGAAGGACATTCATGCTGGAACAGCAGTAATTGCACCAAAAAGAGTAATGCAAAAATCGGTGGATGCAAGAAAGAAGTACGATTCACAAGCATTAAAAAACGACTTAGAAAAGCTAAAGGAGCATTATCCTTTTATTCAAATAAACATCTTAGGGAAAAGTGTTCTTGAAAACGATATATATGAAATTAGAATTGGCCGTGGAAGCAGAAAAGTACATATGAATGGAAGCTTCCATGCGAATGAATGGATTACTTCGGCAATCTTGATGTCGTATGTTAATGATTATCTGCTGGCTGTTACAAATGGTGGTAAAATCAATAATTTAGAAACATTTCCTATATATCAAAATGTAGATATCTCGATTGTACCAATGGTTAACCCTGATGGAGTCGATTTGGTTCTTAACGGACCCGATGAGCGTGTTTTCGATAAAGTAGTTACAATAAATGAAGGCAGCATGGACTTTACAGGATGGAAGGCAAATATAAACGGCGTGGATTTGAATAACCAATTCCCTGCGTATTGGGAAATAGAGAAGGAAAGAAAAGAACCGAAAAGCCCTGCTCCACGTGATTATCCTGGGGAGGCTCCACTTTCAGAGCCTGAAGCGAAAATCATGGCAAAGCTGGCAGAAGAACGAAATTTCAGCAGAATGATTGCTTTCCATACACAGGGGAAGGAATTCTATTGGGGATATGAAAATTTCGAACCGTCGGAATCAGCAATGCTTGCAAATGAGTTTGCCAGACTAAGTGGCTATAAAGCAGTCCAAAATGTCGATAGTCATGCTGGCTATAAGGATTGGTTCATTCAGGAATTTCGGCAACCAGGCTTTACCCTTGAATTGGGGAAGGGTATTAACCCGCTTCCATTATCACAATTCGATGATATTTATAAAGACGTGCTTGGAATATTTTTGGCATCCTTGTATTTGTAA
- a CDS encoding YqgU-like beta propeller domain-containing protein has product MVCLSKRNVHGLFLLLLIFTLVLSGCSHKQKETTSKEDEKDNQKKEKIQALALPMQAENGELLEVSGWLDDHTICYISKGDSYYVFKYDIYSGKHTLLYTSANEISALKISPDYSKLLVFTNEENYQGTIAILNNEGKQLFSKQLKSYEAEFVWNPFDEDKLLVSSFTKEWASSSHLLSIQKGTLEEVSLDNPFIVWTDKETFAYLGWQEDMASISSPVTSKNIYTGEQSVLESDAYSIGSKGSSVFTISDDPENMQKAHYTFYNKLKAKSEISLPRLSNFSDWLIPYYDIADDKMYTFYPEESGDATTYAGTYTFVTIDMSSGETENVIKKDLENEPISISPDGKWSLYGFYMGNIINLETGEIIPLF; this is encoded by the coding sequence ATGGTATGCCTTTCAAAGAGAAATGTGCATGGATTATTTCTTCTCTTGCTCATTTTCACACTTGTTTTATCTGGATGCTCCCATAAACAGAAGGAAACAACGAGTAAAGAGGATGAGAAAGACAATCAAAAAAAAGAAAAAATACAAGCATTGGCATTGCCAATGCAAGCAGAAAATGGGGAACTTTTGGAAGTGTCTGGATGGCTTGATGACCATACAATTTGCTATATAAGCAAGGGCGATAGCTATTATGTTTTTAAATATGATATTTATTCAGGCAAGCATACACTTTTGTATACGAGTGCGAATGAAATATCAGCCTTGAAAATTAGTCCTGATTATTCGAAGCTGCTTGTTTTTACAAATGAAGAAAATTATCAAGGAACGATAGCAATTTTAAACAATGAGGGAAAACAGCTTTTTTCTAAGCAACTTAAAAGCTATGAAGCAGAATTTGTCTGGAATCCTTTTGATGAAGATAAGCTGTTAGTTTCTTCCTTTACAAAGGAGTGGGCCAGCAGTTCTCATCTGCTGTCGATTCAAAAAGGAACATTGGAAGAAGTAAGTCTAGATAATCCGTTTATTGTTTGGACAGACAAAGAAACCTTCGCTTATTTAGGCTGGCAGGAGGATATGGCGTCTATTTCTTCACCAGTAACAAGTAAAAATATTTATACTGGGGAACAATCGGTATTAGAAAGCGACGCATACTCTATCGGAAGTAAAGGCTCTTCCGTCTTCACCATCTCAGATGATCCAGAAAATATGCAAAAGGCTCATTACACCTTTTATAATAAGCTGAAAGCAAAATCAGAGATTTCTCTGCCGCGTTTGTCTAATTTTTCGGATTGGCTTATCCCATACTATGATATTGCTGACGATAAGATGTACACCTTTTATCCCGAAGAGTCAGGAGATGCAACGACATATGCGGGAACGTATACTTTTGTCACCATTGATATGTCAAGCGGGGAAACAGAAAACGTGATAAAAAAAGACTTGGAGAACGAGCCAATCAGCATTTCACCTGATGGAAAATGGTCATTATACGGATTTTATATGGGAAATATCATAAATCTTGAAACAGGGGAGATTATTCCCCTGTTTTAA
- a CDS encoding MTH1187 family thiamine-binding protein, translating into MAIVDVTVIPIGTESPSVSAYVADIQKVLKSYEEKGAIRFQLTPMNTIIEGELPVLFEVIQAMHEVPFSKGLVRVATNIRIDDRRDVKRKMEEKVDRVLSHLQD; encoded by the coding sequence ATGGCAATAGTAGATGTAACAGTGATACCAATAGGTACAGAATCACCAAGTGTCAGTGCGTATGTAGCAGATATACAGAAGGTATTAAAATCGTACGAGGAAAAAGGGGCAATTAGATTTCAGCTGACACCAATGAATACAATAATTGAAGGAGAATTGCCAGTCTTGTTTGAAGTGATTCAAGCAATGCACGAGGTGCCATTTTCTAAAGGATTGGTTCGTGTCGCAACAAATATCCGAATAGACGACAGACGTGATGTAAAAAGAAAGATGGAAGAAAAAGTCGACAGAGTTCTAAGCCATCTGCAAGATTAA
- a CDS encoding MBL fold metallo-hydrolase, with product MIQYKQMPLGPIQTNCYVIWNEQKECLIVDPGDNGAKIIKTIGEMGVQPIAILLTHAHFDHIGAVETVRNEFNIPVFIHSNEDNWLTDPKFNGSSAFRLPNPVVCEPADHYLDENPAMKIGSFTFAVLETPGHSPGSVTFYFAEEGVAFSGDALFFESIGRTDLAGGNQRTLLSSINDKLMTLPEETVILSGHGKSTTIGHEMDHNPYINGF from the coding sequence ATGATTCAATATAAACAGATGCCATTAGGACCAATACAAACAAATTGCTATGTAATTTGGAATGAACAAAAAGAATGCTTGATTGTTGACCCAGGCGATAATGGAGCGAAAATCATAAAAACGATTGGAGAAATGGGTGTGCAGCCAATTGCCATTCTGCTTACACATGCTCATTTCGACCATATAGGTGCTGTTGAAACAGTTCGTAATGAATTTAATATTCCTGTTTTTATACATAGTAATGAAGATAATTGGCTTACAGATCCGAAGTTTAATGGTAGCTCTGCCTTTAGGCTGCCAAATCCTGTTGTTTGTGAGCCTGCAGACCATTATTTGGACGAAAATCCTGCAATGAAAATAGGCAGCTTTACTTTTGCCGTTTTGGAAACCCCTGGTCATTCGCCTGGTAGTGTGACGTTTTATTTCGCAGAAGAGGGTGTAGCTTTTTCAGGTGATGCATTGTTTTTTGAAAGCATTGGCAGAACAGATCTCGCAGGCGGAAATCAGCGTACATTGCTTAGCAGCATAAATGACAAGCTGATGACATTGCCTGAAGAAACAGTCATTTTATCAGGGCATGGTAAAAGCACAACAATTGGTCACGAAATGGATCATAATCCTTATATTAATGGGTTCTAA
- a CDS encoding helix-turn-helix transcriptional regulator, whose amino-acid sequence MEHTLKITNVLSDPTRFYIYQYITNCHRDVTVQEIADKFSIHPNVARLHLSKLEDVRMLYAETKKTGRGGRPSKLYRLSAEVIQLSFPFRNYQLLSSILLQSLEKLGPEGSKALYETGYSFGKEMMGQELHRLSSSIEELSNKDKIQLLKHAAILAGLKPEFEWDEEESSIYFEVFNCPFKEAAKLNKDKVCMMHQQFFIGMFEAVFPDVRLSERQNMLSGCQQCAYKAYVCEPAHISN is encoded by the coding sequence ATGGAACATACATTAAAAATCACAAATGTATTATCAGATCCAACTCGATTTTATATTTATCAGTATATTACTAACTGTCATCGTGATGTGACTGTTCAGGAAATAGCCGACAAATTCTCTATTCATCCTAATGTAGCAAGACTACATCTTTCCAAGCTCGAAGATGTGCGCATGCTGTATGCTGAAACAAAAAAAACTGGCAGAGGTGGCCGGCCAAGCAAATTATACCGTCTGTCAGCAGAGGTTATCCAATTAAGCTTTCCTTTTCGCAACTACCAGCTATTAAGCAGCATTTTGCTTCAATCATTAGAGAAGCTTGGTCCAGAAGGCAGCAAAGCACTTTATGAAACTGGATACTCCTTCGGCAAGGAAATGATGGGGCAAGAGCTTCACCGCTTATCAAGCAGTATCGAAGAATTATCTAACAAAGATAAAATCCAACTATTAAAGCATGCCGCCATATTGGCAGGATTGAAGCCTGAATTTGAATGGGATGAAGAGGAATCTAGCATCTATTTCGAAGTATTTAACTGTCCCTTCAAGGAAGCAGCGAAGCTGAATAAAGATAAGGTATGCATGATGCATCAACAGTTTTTCATTGGCATGTTTGAAGCTGTGTTCCCAGATGTCCGCTTATCAGAACGGCAAAATATGCTTTCAGGCTGTCAACAATGTGCGTATAAGGCGTATGTATGTGAACCTGCTCACATAAGTAACTAA
- a CDS encoding YjcZ family sporulation protein: MGEAGFGFGGGFALLVVLFILLIIIGTSYVY; encoded by the coding sequence ATGGGAGAAGCAGGTTTTGGATTTGGCGGAGGTTTTGCATTGCTTGTTGTGTTGTTCATTCTTTTGATCATCATCGGTACTTCTTATGTTTATTAA
- the comGA gene encoding competence type IV pilus ATPase ComGA, protein MISIEALANRLIREAVEANATDIHIVPKKKESHLQFRISHSLHHRMTLPQAQCDRLISHFKFTASMDIGERRRPQSGAISTKLNGQDISLRLSTLPATPHESLVIRLLADNSTIPIDKISLFPNTSKKLLSLLKYAHGLVLFTGPTGSGKTSTLYSLLNSNSHLYKRKVISLEDPIEKPQDNVLQVQVNEKAGITYASGLRAILRHDPDIIMVGEIRDADTARIAVRASLTGHLVLATMHTRDAKGAIYRLMEFGVSKVDIQQTLIAVTAQRLVELVCPYCSTDCPPFCFSDQHRSKRASVFEILTGKLIQSLLAETYVQNLHPKPALKEAIGKGIALGYVKETEYARWIYED, encoded by the coding sequence TTGATTTCCATTGAAGCTTTAGCAAACCGACTCATAAGGGAGGCTGTTGAAGCGAATGCTACAGATATTCATATTGTCCCCAAAAAGAAAGAATCCCACTTGCAATTTCGCATTTCTCACTCCTTACATCACAGAATGACATTGCCTCAAGCTCAATGTGACAGACTTATTTCACACTTTAAATTTACTGCATCAATGGATATTGGTGAAAGAAGACGGCCGCAAAGCGGTGCTATCAGCACAAAGCTAAATGGTCAGGACATTAGCCTCAGGCTCTCCACATTACCTGCAACTCCACATGAAAGTCTTGTTATTCGTTTGCTTGCTGACAACAGCACCATCCCAATCGACAAAATTTCTTTATTTCCAAACACTTCAAAAAAACTGCTGTCACTGCTGAAATATGCACATGGTCTTGTGCTATTTACAGGACCGACTGGTTCAGGCAAAACCTCCACATTATACTCACTTCTAAACAGCAATTCCCATCTTTACAAGCGAAAGGTCATAAGCCTCGAGGACCCCATTGAAAAACCACAGGATAATGTTCTGCAAGTGCAAGTAAATGAAAAAGCCGGAATTACGTATGCTTCTGGCCTGAGGGCTATTTTACGGCATGATCCAGACATTATTATGGTCGGAGAAATAAGGGATGCAGATACTGCCCGGATAGCTGTAAGGGCATCGCTGACAGGACATCTTGTTCTTGCCACAATGCATACAAGGGATGCAAAGGGAGCTATTTACAGATTGATGGAATTCGGCGTCAGTAAGGTAGATATACAGCAAACCCTTATAGCTGTCACAGCGCAAAGATTAGTGGAGCTTGTCTGTCCGTATTGCAGCACAGATTGTCCGCCTTTTTGCTTTAGCGACCAACATCGCAGCAAAAGGGCAAGTGTATTTGAAATATTGACAGGAAAGCTTATACAATCGCTTCTTGCTGAAACCTATGTTCAAAACTTACACCCCAAACCTGCATTAAAGGAGGCAATCGGCAAGGGGATTGCCTTAGGCTATGTAAAGGAGACTGAGTATGCTCGCTGGATTTATGAAGATTAA
- the comGB gene encoding competence type IV pilus assembly protein ComGB, which produces MLAGFMKIKKDSWSLREQSLFLKCIGELLTQGYSLSEGVRSSVHYLPADKQEDIMSVLGSLKGGNSFCDNLARLKFNQQTISYVYFAEKHGGFAKAFLDASNIMQNRLRTLQQLKKILYYPLFLVLFTIILFYFVHQVLLPQFSSLFLSMSVETNLFMSFIIGAGRAMPFVLLLIGAFLLSLLYYYLRIFRKKDSLERLRLMAAIPVIGKCFSLYYTYIFSLQLSHLLQGGFSIFESLKFFQEAKENAPLALAGEKVIDHLKKGERMEQAFLCLTFLEKEFCRILQHGQENGKLDQELHFLSQFCMDSLQDMVNRLMKKIQPVIYAVIGILVISIYLAVLLPMFQLLNGL; this is translated from the coding sequence ATGCTCGCTGGATTTATGAAGATTAAGAAGGACAGCTGGAGTTTACGCGAACAATCGCTGTTTTTAAAATGTATTGGCGAGCTGCTGACACAAGGCTATTCCCTTTCGGAAGGTGTCCGCTCAAGTGTTCATTATCTCCCTGCTGATAAACAGGAGGATATTATGTCGGTTCTTGGATCTTTGAAAGGAGGAAATTCCTTTTGTGATAATCTGGCAAGACTAAAATTCAATCAGCAGACGATTAGTTATGTTTATTTCGCTGAAAAACACGGAGGATTTGCGAAGGCATTTCTTGATGCCAGCAACATTATGCAAAACCGGCTGCGAACGCTCCAACAACTTAAAAAAATTCTTTATTACCCCCTCTTTCTAGTCCTTTTCACCATCATTTTGTTCTATTTTGTCCATCAAGTTTTGTTGCCCCAGTTTTCCTCTTTATTTTTATCAATGAGTGTAGAAACAAATTTATTTATGTCCTTCATAATAGGTGCAGGCAGAGCAATGCCTTTTGTTTTGCTGTTAATTGGTGCCTTTCTCCTGTCATTACTCTACTATTACCTTCGAATTTTCCGCAAAAAAGATTCTTTGGAAAGGCTGCGGCTTATGGCGGCTATTCCAGTCATTGGCAAGTGCTTTTCTCTTTATTACACCTATATTTTTTCCTTGCAGCTGAGCCATTTGCTGCAAGGTGGATTTTCTATCTTCGAATCTCTTAAGTTCTTTCAGGAAGCCAAAGAGAATGCTCCCTTGGCACTTGCTGGTGAGAAAGTCATAGATCATTTGAAAAAGGGAGAGAGGATGGAGCAGGCGTTTTTATGCCTTACTTTTTTAGAAAAGGAATTTTGCAGGATTTTGCAGCATGGACAAGAAAATGGCAAGCTGGATCAGGAATTGCATTTTCTCAGCCAATTTTGTATGGATAGCTTGCAGGACATGGTAAATCGTCTTATGAAGAAAATACAGCCAGTTATATATGCCGTTATCGGCATCCTGGTTATATCTATTTACTTGGCCGTTTTACTCCCGATGTTCCAACTATTGAATGGTTTATGA
- the comGC gene encoding competence type IV pilus major pilin ComGC, which yields MRNEKGFTLIEMMIVLLIISVLLIVTLPNITKHNSKINSTGCEAFIKMVEAEVQAYYMDNSSYPDSTEDLVAEGYLKEGQTTCSNGKELSINNGSVDVQQ from the coding sequence ATGAGAAACGAAAAAGGCTTTACTTTAATAGAAATGATGATCGTTTTGTTAATTATATCCGTTTTATTAATTGTAACATTACCAAATATCACAAAGCATAATTCAAAAATCAATTCGACAGGCTGTGAGGCGTTTATCAAGATGGTGGAAGCAGAGGTTCAAGCCTATTATATGGACAACAGCAGCTATCCTGACTCTACGGAGGATTTAGTTGCAGAAGGCTACTTAAAAGAAGGTCAGACGACTTGTTCTAATGGGAAGGAGTTATCGATTAATAATGGCTCGGTAGATGTGCAGCAATGA
- the comGD gene encoding competence type IV pilus minor pilin ComGD: MKQKLTESGFTLLEMLTALSILLVILAVIPMLLRPQYELLQERTFFTQLQTDLLYAQNYALSHQKIIYAQFNPMEKRYYFRADLKTGMIVDRHYHESITINEDSTPINFTITPSGNVSKFASYRISIGDNKYIFTIQIGRGRSYVKEQ; this comes from the coding sequence ATGAAACAAAAATTAACCGAGTCTGGTTTCACCTTGCTAGAGATGTTAACAGCTTTATCCATTCTACTTGTAATCCTGGCGGTCATTCCGATGCTGTTAAGACCACAATACGAGCTTCTTCAGGAAAGAACCTTTTTTACTCAGTTGCAGACAGATTTGTTATATGCTCAAAATTATGCTTTATCCCATCAAAAAATTATCTATGCTCAATTTAATCCGATGGAGAAAAGATATTATTTTCGTGCTGATTTGAAAACTGGGATGATTGTGGACAGGCATTATCATGAGAGCATTACAATAAATGAGGATTCAACTCCAATTAATTTTACAATAACGCCAAGCGGGAATGTATCTAAGTTTGCTTCATACCGAATAAGTATTGGAGACAATAAATACATTTTCACGATTCAAATTGGAAGAGGGAGGTCATATGTTAAAGAACAGTAA
- the comGF gene encoding competence type IV pilus minor pilin ComGF, translating into MRGYRKKQPRFVKTYKGETGFILAEMLVALSLFLIICAFFPLTIKLITDGNAVSHSLRSLEWDVFIHQLKKEVRLATSVRVSEQKLNLTVEGENVQYEKYENKIRRRVNGSGHEVCLQEVEKVEFEAIESGVRILVTDTSLDKRIAAARSFLSLNEAELK; encoded by the coding sequence ATGAGGGGGTATCGGAAAAAACAACCCAGGTTTGTGAAAACATATAAGGGAGAGACAGGCTTTATTTTGGCAGAAATGCTTGTTGCCTTATCGTTGTTTTTAATAATATGCGCCTTTTTTCCTCTTACAATAAAACTCATTACAGACGGCAATGCGGTTTCCCACAGTCTTCGTAGTCTTGAATGGGACGTATTTATTCATCAACTCAAAAAAGAAGTTCGTTTGGCTACATCTGTGCGCGTATCAGAACAAAAGCTGAATTTAACGGTAGAAGGAGAAAATGTTCAGTATGAGAAATATGAAAACAAAATAAGACGAAGAGTGAACGGCTCTGGACATGAGGTATGTCTTCAGGAGGTAGAGAAGGTAGAATTTGAAGCAATAGAGAGTGGTGTGAGAATACTAGTGACAGATACTTCGTTGGATAAAAGAATTGCGGCAGCCCGCTCCTTTTTGAGCCTGAATGAGGCTGAGCTGAAATGA
- the comGG gene encoding competence type IV pilus minor pilin ComGG: MRKCQKGFIYPVTLSIFLLVLSCFLVITSLFLTEKRMYHNSKELLVQEYYFMSSVKAVEKELQMGEYAQQGALQLKKGTVDYSIEQTTNTILKVEYRLRTKNVETVGYSYFDRRENKMTKWVEAK; the protein is encoded by the coding sequence ATGAGAAAGTGTCAAAAAGGGTTTATCTATCCCGTAACCTTATCTATTTTTCTGCTTGTCCTCAGCTGTTTTTTGGTGATAACCAGTCTGTTTTTAACAGAAAAAAGAATGTATCACAATTCGAAGGAGCTTCTTGTTCAGGAATATTATTTTATGAGTTCAGTAAAGGCTGTCGAGAAGGAGCTACAAATGGGCGAATATGCGCAACAGGGAGCACTCCAATTAAAAAAAGGTACGGTTGATTATTCGATTGAACAAACGACAAATACTATTTTAAAGGTAGAATACCGCCTCCGCACAAAAAATGTTGAAACCGTTGGTTACAGTTATTTTGACAGGCGTGAAAACAAAATGACAAAGTGGGTCGAGGCGAAGTAA
- a CDS encoding YqzE family protein — translation MKTNDYVKYLTQTFVQYMDQPKEERKKIKQERRVNKEPFMLRWFGILPYVFAYFFKKKY, via the coding sequence ATGAAAACAAATGATTATGTAAAATATTTAACACAAACATTTGTGCAATACATGGATCAGCCGAAGGAAGAACGAAAAAAAATAAAGCAAGAAAGACGGGTAAATAAAGAGCCTTTCATGCTTAGATGGTTCGGCATTCTTCCATATGTATTTGCCTATTTCTTTAAGAAGAAATACTGA
- a CDS encoding YqhG family protein, whose protein sequence is MKQQEIHQFLKRFFLANDCELVEDQQGYMIVQLTIDLDKELMNRPFYWHYLEKTGGVPNPARLTLITDPNHAPKDLKGELIHFGSPRLHQLFACAKKLSGYIRLYENIPGQMSKHVALKPWLSMNVKISYQCDRKRDVFRSIGLQLINGQLVDNFHETVQKFNLSAKIPDYCFTLSPLIMPKSGMIRIENTIRQAVLQEDHQWAADARERWAKDLNLLEHFYEDAEEELIESLEMERLALKEQYEPKVNVSIINGGLFYLASEAM, encoded by the coding sequence ATGAAGCAGCAGGAAATTCATCAATTTCTTAAACGTTTTTTTCTAGCTAATGATTGTGAGCTTGTTGAAGACCAACAAGGCTATATGATTGTGCAATTAACCATTGATTTAGATAAAGAGCTGATGAATCGCCCTTTTTATTGGCATTATTTAGAAAAAACTGGCGGGGTTCCCAATCCTGCCAGACTTACATTGATTACAGATCCTAATCATGCACCAAAGGATTTAAAGGGCGAGTTAATTCATTTTGGTTCACCTAGATTGCATCAACTATTTGCTTGTGCCAAAAAGCTGTCTGGTTATATTCGTTTATATGAAAATATTCCGGGACAAATGAGTAAACATGTAGCGTTGAAGCCTTGGCTTTCCATGAATGTGAAGATTTCCTATCAATGTGACCGCAAACGAGATGTTTTCCGGTCGATTGGATTACAGCTTATCAACGGTCAGCTTGTTGATAATTTTCATGAAACAGTCCAGAAGTTTAATCTTTCTGCCAAAATCCCGGACTATTGCTTTACACTTTCCCCACTGATCATGCCAAAAAGTGGAATGATTCGGATCGAAAACACAATTAGACAAGCTGTTTTGCAGGAAGATCATCAATGGGCTGCAGATGCAAGGGAAAGATGGGCGAAGGACTTAAATCTGCTGGAGCATTTTTATGAGGATGCAGAGGAGGAGCTTATTGAGAGCCTTGAAATGGAAAGACTTGCATTAAAAGAGCAATATGAGCCGAAAGTCAATGTTTCCATTATAAATGGCGGGCTATTCTATCTCGCTTCCGAGGCAATGTAA